The Dioscorea cayenensis subsp. rotundata cultivar TDr96_F1 chromosome 11, TDr96_F1_v2_PseudoChromosome.rev07_lg8_w22 25.fasta, whole genome shotgun sequence genomic interval ataacataatataacaaaatgtataccatcaaattcttcaaaaaaattttcaaaaattgtcATTTCAGCAAAGATACTACAACTTAGTATATAATCAAAGAATATCATGATCCCACatttatttagaaattaaaGCCAATTGGAGCTACAAAGTTTTGGTTTAGAGTTGAGAGGCTGCAACAGTGGTGATGTCATGCTTAATTGGAGGAGTTATTCCTTACTATCTTATATTTTAACTCATAAATTTTTGACTGATTTCATCTAGAAGcattttagtttaatatttgGGGTTGCAATAGCTTTGGAAAGGGCTCGAGTTCATTGGGAGAATAGTTATATATTTACACAAAGAGATCAATTCTTAGCCTAGAttcaaaatctttaaaaatttcatatgttATTCAACTCTAGTCACTTATTTGTCCTGTCTAGATTTGCGTGCATTAGTTTTATCTTTGCAGCATTGGTCTAGACTTTGTCAAGTGTCATATCTTTTGTTTCCGCTTTGCAACGTGGCCCAATAATTAAGGCAAATAATTCCAATATCATACCGTCCTTAGTGagttttcatttttcctttattctgtgtgtgtgtatatatatatatttatacatggaATGTTTGGTTTtgtaaaacacaaaaatacaactaTATTCAACTGAacaagtaatttataaaattaagttaataatttagttataaaaattttataaaattaagtgCAGACTGGGAGAAGGATCTGGACCCGCTGATGTTAGATGTTGGGCTGTATTTGGATTAGGGCCCAGAGGATACCTGGGGAAGTTTGTTGGAAATAATTGATGACCCATTGATGTTGTGTGAAGTGGGCCAGCAATTGGGGCCCAAGTTGCATAGTGAGTCCAAAGAAAGAAGGATGGGTGTTGGGCCGGTTTCTGGGCCGATTCTGGGGAATAAAGGAGAGAAGGGCAATGAGCTGGTAGAGTCTTTTGTTGGGCCGGATTTGGTGTTTGAAGAGGAGAGGGGTAGTAAGATGGCTGAGGGAGGCCAAATGAGGCAGTTGCTTGGGCCGAGTGTTGGGCCGGGAACGGACCTTTCAGAGGTGAATTTTGAGGATGGCTCAAGATTTCCTTCTGTTGCCTGGCAATTTGGTTTTCAATGCCATTTCATGGCAGTTTTTTGGTTCTTGGTACCGTTCAAGCATACTTTAGTGAAAAAGATGGTGACTTGTGGGGACGATTCGAAAGTCTACTATGGTAAGacatcaaattttgcagattccAGTAGTACCATTCGTCGTAACATGGAGTTCATTGGACCTTGCTCTTATGATGCTTTTGGGGCATCATCGAGTGAGGAGGCTTTAGATCGCTTCACGGGctaattttttttgcttttgaggGGCTAGGAGGAGACCGTTGTTCCTCTCGTTgtattctgttttttttttcgttccACGGCTAGTTGACTTTGTTTTGTTGGCTTTTTTGGCTCGTTCGTCGTTTTGTTCTTTTGCTGGGTTTCCAATTGGAGTGATTTATcccacttttttaaaaaaataaatttaagttaataatttaattataaaaacaagtatattcaattaaacaagtaatttatatttaccatgccacattatcaacttaattttttaaaatattaaattgtttttataaattttattaatattattaataaatttttattgaaattttgaaatttcaatgccacattatcaacttaatttaaaattgtttttttataaattttattaatattattcatatatttttattaaaaatttgaaatttcaatgcCATATTATCAACTTAAGTTTTTccataagtttttataaaattaataaaaatttgaagtttcaatgccacattatcaatttaatttaaaattgtttttataaattttattaatattatttataaatttttattgaaaatttgaaatctcaatgccacattatcaacttaattttttccttaaatttttataaaattaataaaaatttgaaatttcaataccacattatcaacttaatttttcattaattttttataaaatttaaaatttcggcaactttttgaaaataaaaaaaacttgtttttaattagtaaaattataaaaaacaccACATTGCAACCCAGAAGATTCAAACCAAGGTGAGCTCCTATGATTCATTTCCCACCAACCACTTAGGCACATTCACATTAAATGATGactaaatacaaacaaaaaattatcaaacattAATATGGGGGCTGAAACCTCTGGTTCCGCCACCTATAATGATCTAtatatgagaatatatataaatttaaatttattttttaaaaaggaatttgatgttgcttaaaaaattgttatttcataattaataggatcattttttaaatcagctgatatatatatatatatatatatatatatattaataaatctGTTGAGATCTTGattttaaatatctttatcaatattttaaaaaataaaaaataaaaaataaaaataaatattgagtaTACTTGTTAGTTTGTTttccttgtgtgtgtgtgtgtgtgtgtgtgtgtgtggagtgTGGAGTGTGGATGAGGGCTTGTAATATGTTAAATTTAGTGACCTTTTTTGATATAACTTATGTAATGGTTTTAGAAATATAATGTGTTGGATTAGTGCTTCTTGTTATTTTAATAGTTATCATGTTGTAAATTGTTTAGATTGATGATCATATAATTAATGCGTTGGAGATTGAGATATCTCTCTCATTCATGAGTTGGAGAATGAGATGTATGCACCACCATGATTCATGATGTTTAACTATACGGCATACATAAAACTATTAATAGTGCATGTACTGTGagaatgatttttaattatatatatattacttagcCACCTTTAACTACAGAGAGACTCGTCTTGCCAGCCTCAATACATACCCAACATCTAAGCCGCATTTTCAGCTCCATAACATgccccattatatatatatacacatatctATATACATTGTAGTTCCATTCCATAGTTGACAAATACTAAGGATTGATTCCTTTCTTCAATCATTCATGGCCAACCAATACCATCCATTTCTTCTACTGtcccttcttcttcctcttctctccataccttcttcttcttcttctactttctcCCATGAACATCATCaagaccaccaccaccacccagTATTAAAATCTTTGCACTTCTCCCTCTACCAACATGAAACCATCAACCAAACCGGCTACATTATTGTCAACGGTGTCGCCGGAGCTGGCTTCGGCCAAACTACCAGCCCTTTTGGCACCATAATAGTCTTCAATGATAAACTAACAACCAGCAAAAGCTCAAACTCTAGTGTAGCAGGCATTGCCGAAGGGACATCGATAACTTCAAGTATCAATGGCCTTCAAGGTGTATCTTTTGCTAAGATCACACTCAAGATCAAAGGACACCAAGGCTCCATTTCCATCGTTGGAGGTACTAACAATGTTAAGCCTGCTGACCATCCTGTTGTTGGAGGCACTGGGGACTTCTTGTTTGTTCAAGGCTTTGTTAGATCATTACCAGTTGAACTCCAGGGTCTGAGAGTTGTTTACAAGATTGAGTTCAATCTCTACTGGCCTCCATATGCTGCTGCAGTTCATGGGTTTAAGTAAGCAATTAATTAACTCTGTTCTCTTGCTGTAAGtttattttctatcttttgtatGGTTGTACTTAATCATTTGGTTGGGTTTCATCAATAAGACATTTAATTAATGGCTGGTTTGTGAAGGAGTGGGAAGAATTCTTGTATCCCTAATCTCTCTTCTATACTTTGAATTTCTTGTTTAATAAAGCTATATATTCTGTTGATAAAGGTGTACGTCTTctttagtatatatattgagtagaaaatataaaaatatattattattattattattccaaaGCTCTTactcaacatcaatttatttttcagtAATTAACTAAAGCAAACAAGCAAACACTAATTACAATAATCAActgaataaatcatcaaaaattgaCTTTATTAgcagaaattaaaaagaaaaatagtacacatgatatcaaagaaacaaaaatgaagaCATAACCACTCATATCATGGAGGGGTGAGCATGGGATAATAAGTATTAATTTGAGCAGCAGTATAATATCTTCCCGTGTCTGTGACATTCATAATTTCTCGATAGCTGATCTTATTGGTATTAATATTGCATGAGAAAATTCTAGGAACAGCCCTGCGGACAAATCGTAGTCTTTTTGAGTCAAATTTGGGAACAGTCATAGTAAATAACAATTCATAATCTTCTGATCTTTCTCCTAAAACCATTTGTATTGGTGCAACTGCGGATGCATGATCTTCTCCTTCATAATCCCATTCTATAAAATCCCATATATAATGTCCTTCATTATATTCTCTTTCTTCTGTAATGGTTTGTTTCCGTGATAATGCCAGTGATAATGTCCGACGAGGAAGTATATCTCTCATAAATTTGAGATCAATGCAATGCAAGTGATTCCATCCTGAGAAGTCTTCTTTGATCTccattatatgaaaaataaaatcatatacaTTTTGTTCCATAACCAAGTGCAAACGCCCTCGACACTCtccaaaatataaagtatcTCGGTAGAAGTCATCACAATAATCAGGACATACTAGAGTTTGCACTTGAAAACTTTCTAcgtttaaagaaaatatagacaGACTCAGTGTTTCATCACCAATTTTAAGTACCCAGTAAACTTTTCCGTTCAAAAATAAGCCTTTTGTCGGCCAGTTATAGACCAATTCAAGATGTCGGAATGTATACATGATCTTCCTGTTGGAAACATAGTACCACATTGGTTGTGTGATAAAagtgtaatgagtttatatataagtataggggttgagccattaagtcttgagattttttggtgtaagacccctaaaccCATATAAAgtccatatagggcccactattaccaaaatataaaaaatctaacaCTTCCATGATTGTGTGTTGTTGTACGTAGTATATTCTAATTTGATAGAAATAAATGTCATCAGATGTGAGCATTATGAGTTTATGATCTGGAGTGAGAATCATATCTAAAGGACACCAGTTTGGATATACTCGAGAAATTCGTCTGTATTGCATTGTGACAGGATTGAATATGTAGATCAATTTTAAGGAAAAACGGTATTCTGATCTCTTCCACATAACCGGACAAATGAGTAAACCATAGGATTCCCATACTTTCAGCAGCATCATGTTTGAGGATGGAAAGAGAGAGATCTGGGACTGAGGAAAGTGCCCCATCAAATAAGTAATAATAGTGAATGTGCTCTTCTGGATTTGAACATGTAAAACCTGATATGGTGTGTGGGTTGCAATTGTTTATGTGAAGTTTTGATGAAGTATCGATCTGAGATAATTGACCGCCATAGTTTGCTAACGCCTTTAAACCTTATTACAGACTTAATTTGTTGGAAGCTGGGAAAGTATTTCCAACAAAAGGTCTTGGTTATTGCCCACTAACATTGGAAGAATCTTTGAGCTTTTGCTTGTATGAGATTATGTGAAGAATTTTATCTATAAtctattgatatttaaatatttttataagcgcacaaaatatttataaatatgggATATATTTTAACAATGGTATAATTACacacttaaattttatttgaaaaatcaatatatatatatatatctttaactATTAGACTATAGATagaatttttgttaaatttaattcCGAATTATGTTAGATAAAGTAAAGGTTTTGAAGAACTTAAAGGGTAAGTTTAGATAATATTCTGAActaattgaatttttataatttgaagactttatttttgtaaaataaatagtaCTAAAGCTAGttatacaaattttatattttgagtattaaattttattttattttgaaatttgattttttttttctgagtaaTATGTAATTGTCATTCCATAATtaatcaattgaaaaaaaatttggattggATTTTagatatgtaatatatatatatatatatgctcacaaTTTGTATTTATGGtgtttttctcctttttatgcagtctaaaaaaaatcatcataaagTTGATACAAAAGTAATATGTTTTCAAAAGCTCATTAATTCAAATACGAAATATAATAGCAATCCAATTATCTTATGTGATTCTGAATTCATACcaacatgtatatatttatacattaatgatttattttcttcataacTTTCAAggagatgaatatatatatatatatatatatatatatgatcaattATGATCAATAATGAGTGGATCACAAGAAGTTAAAGCCATGGAGGAATTTGTGGTCCAAGTCATGCCATCAATATAATTAACACCTGATGCAAAGTAGAATAACTTTTATTAATagagttaaataattaatatttattaatacatttagatgacttaaaaagtaaaaattatttattattttatcctaattaatcttaaaaagatataataaaatCTCTACATAGTAAGCTTATCATATTAATCACAATTAATAGTAATTTATGACATTTAGACGACccaaactttaattttaatgagTGATTTTAAATTCATGGATACTAAATATAAACAATTCCATGACATGTTAACAATAAGGTGAACAAAGTCAATgcagaaaattaattaataattataattataattaattataacatatatCCAATATTTAATCCACTAAAAATTGAGATTaagctaaaaaatataaaaaatatatatctgctaaatttttgaaaattaaaacttataaaaaaaactcatccTAAATCAGTGACACTTTCACATAACCtgtatgatttgtttttctttacaaTTATGAAACGGTCATGTtcattagattatatatatatatatatatacatggaaaaaaataagcaaaaattaGCTTCATCCCCTCCATTTAGACTCAGACAAGACTCACCCATTTTTTAacagttataaaaaatttaaagatttaaagactcaccattttttttattaatatactagaaaaaaaaaatatttaaaggatgttggaggaaataaaataaaataaaccaaatacAATTGAAATGGTTATAAATAATAGTTGATTGTTACCTAATAGAGGTGAGCTTATACTAAATTCATTTTTCcggtttcaaaatttttttactttctacAAAAACAATTATCAAAAATGCTAAACTTTTCCATTCCTACACACTTTTTCAATTTGCATCATTTTCTTAAATAACATAAACACCAAAAGGTAGCTTGGTTGCTACGCCATTCTGTTAAAAAGATCATTATGAAACATTTTGGTGATTgaaaaatgattgaaaaatgaAGAACCCTTCAGGACGCTGGAATGAAGAAGCAGGGTTTGTTCCTATCCCTCCACactcctcaaaaaaaaaatatctgatGATCCTCGTTAAGCTGCTGATAGACATCAACAATCACTCAATGAAGCTTCTCAGAAAATTAAGCGCTAGAGATCTTGATACTTCTGGCGATCCTGCTCATGATATAGCTCAGGAGTAGTtgctcctttttttatttaggcAGGCCTGAGATGTCTAGATGATGCCTTCCGCCTTTCTAGActtctttttcccctctttttattttgcttttatgtaCTTTCTGTACTTTCTGTTGTGTTTATTGTACCCCCCTCATTTATGGTGAGAGGTTCTTATTTctgtattattctttttcttttcaataaatttgtgatttatccacatttacctcaaaaaaaatcatcattaacattttGGTATTTGAAAGATACAAAAAAAGATGATCAATAAGACAAATGGGAGGATTATTGTCATCAAGATTTTGATGCAATATGAGAGAGCAAAAGAATTAGAAAGATCATTAAGCACCTACCTTAATGTACAttaattgaaattattgagaagacttatatttaaacttattgaaaaaaatactatttctttttcttttaaataaaatagtctCATGTGTCATATgccaatatgtttttttttccttcttatatgtgCATTGTTTGTCTTcttatttataacatttaatGCATTAAAAATTGAGATTAAGTTAGGCAATATAAAAGGAATATTCATAtgctaaaattttgaaaattagaacatattgaaaaaagaaattcatCCTAAATTAGTGACACGTTCATATTACTTGTATGATTAGTTTTTGTTTACAATTATGAAACAGTCATGTTCACTggattctatatatatatatatatatatacataaaaaaaaacttagctTTTTCCCTCCATCCATCTAGACAAACAAGACTCACCATTTTGTGATTATTTAGccgtttttaaaaagatatttaaaaaatatttgtttatatattaatataccagaaaaaaatatttaaaggaagttggaggaaatcaaataaaatgaatataattaataatgatctccataagaaaattaatatttatatacacaGCATTCAATTAACTAAGTTATCATTAATAATTATCtccatgagaaaaaaatttacaatttaaatttttgaagggGTTAAGAAATATCGTATTTCAAccaattatatgttttatttttcttaatttaatgtattttgatGGTATTAAAAAAGTTGGGTAGTTTTAGTTGCAACCTTAacccattaatatttttttttggcaagTATTTTGCAGCTCTGATTTTCAACTTGTCAATGCATTACAAGAAATTCCATCCCCAAAAATCTTCTTTGATctgtaatataaaattatattgttatgTTAACAACTAATTAACAagttcatttttaaattatttaatatcttaATCAATTGGATCTTAAACATATACTTATGTGGAcaattctttttaattcaaaaatgaagttctttaaattaattgaaaaaattatatatatatatatatggcatttaAATGGGAGAGGTGAGCTTATATTAAACTCATTTCTCCAGCTTCAATTTTTGGggcaaaataaacataaaaaataccaaaaataaaattaacttttaacATTCAGGGAGCTAATATTAGTTCCGCCCATTTTTTGACTTCAAACCACTTCACGACAAGCTAACGTTATACACTTTGGTATTTGAAAAATACAGAAGACCAAGATGATTAATAGGATTATATAACAAGTAGCTTGAGAAACAAAGTTTGCTCTCTGTACTACTGTGCTTTGGAAGGCAATAATCATGAAGCTTTCTGTATAAACATGGCAGATTGAAGGTCTCTGATGGTTGACGATGATTATAATTCATCAAGACACATCAATGCATGCATTTTACACAGTCTGCATTGTCGTCAGGATAAGCATGAGCAATCAACTGCATTGATGCAGTGTGATAGAGCGAAAGGATCAGAAAGAAGTACCTACCTCAATGTAAATAGGGAGAGAGTGCAACAAATGTTCTTTGCTTTGTTTGATCATTTCATGAATGAATGTCCTGCAAATTAAACACATCAAGATTTCTAGGATTTAAATAGTTTATCAAATATAATGCAATAACAAGCATATCAGTGAATGAGATACAAATTCAGATCATCACAGTCCTAACAAAGATCAACCAAAGTTTTGAGTGCACATCAGTATACTGCTTTGAACTCATTACATGCAATAGAGACTTACCATTAGATTTCCCGCTGACGGAATGAGAAAGATGTTCAAAATAGTCTTTGGTAGCATCTGTCATATAATCGGTAAAaggatttaatattatgtgaATATGAAGTATAACAAATGTCACACTGTTTGTTACATGCATACTCACCATGCTTCATTGTTAATGATGGGTCTGGCTCTTTCACATATCCAACGACCTTGGCAGGGTTCCCTGCAGACATACTGcatggaaaataaaatactgTCAATTTTAGACAGAAACCAACAACTCCTATGATACATGATGATAAAAGCATTaggaaagaaaaagatgttTTACTGTCAGATAAAGGATTTATCTGCAGAAATAAAACATGCTTAATCAACATCCACCATGCAGGCTATTTTTGCACATCCAGCTGGTGGTAAATCAGGATCAACATATTGGGCATAGCCAGACAGAGAAACAGActatataacttatttttttccctaatttaTCTGCAAGGGTGGCGGGTCACACAAGTCTTTGGGAAACCagacaaaaaatatttgatttatccAGAAAATTCATTAATGCTATAAATagcaaatgtaaaagaaaaggaactaaCAGATGCTTACAATTTGTTGGAGGCAAATGACAGACAAAAGAAAAGGACTGTAAAAGATGGAAGCAGAATTTTCTATAATAGCGACTGAAAGTTCTAAATTCAGTTGAAACCTCACAGAGTTCCAGGTTAGCATTTGGACTAATATCAGATTGTGTGAAAGAATAGTAGGAACACAAAAGCAATTAGTAGTACAATGAAAGCAAATACAACAACAAtgatataatgaaaataatgttcatttaatatcataataaCCCTGGaaaaaacaatggaaaaatcaaggaagaaattGGCTATAGTTTAATCAGTCATCATGTTTAACAACAAAATGTGTGGATAAAAAGGCACCGGTCAGAAAGTAAATCAGCACCAGAATGATAATTCTAccaagatataaaaataaaaaaatcagggTGAAAATATCGAGCAAAAGATAAatctataaaaagaagaaatttatttctaaaaattgaCCAGTTAAAGCAACTAGTCAAAGGCCATTCATATTTCAATAGAACTTTtcttagaaatatatatagttgtacGGAAACAACAAAATGGGTCACATCAAAGACTGGTTTGCATACAAAAAATGATTTGCTGGACAAACTTTGTGCATTTGGAGAAAAATTACAaagattttcaaaagaaaaaacaaatggtTATAAATAGGAACTAGTTTTGCCAGCCTATGTATTGCCAATCTTGCCATGTTTCAGAATTTTGATTTGAAGGTAAATTGAGACTTCAAGCCAGTCAGAAACTACAGAGAccaaatgagaataaaaaatagcatattCACCAACCAAAGCAAGAGCACTTCATACCTGTGGGGAGGGACACTCTTTAAAACAAGAGAACCAGCAGTGATCATAGCACCTTCACCTACAGTTATGTTACCAAGAATGGTTGCACCTGCTCCAATAAGGGCACCAGGGCCAATTTTAGGGTGACGATCTCCAACTTCCTTGCCAGTACCTCCTAATGTGACACCCTGGTAAACACGTACAAAAGAGAAACAACATTTCTTAAATGTTTTGAAGATG includes:
- the LOC120272685 gene encoding dirigent protein 11-like; this encodes MANQYHPFLLLSLLLPLLSIPSSSSSTFSHEHHQDHHHHPVLKSLHFSLYQHETINQTGYIIVNGVAGAGFGQTTSPFGTIIVFNDKLTTSKSSNSSVAGIAEGTSITSSINGLQGVSFAKITLKIKGHQGSISIVGGTNNVKPADHPVVGGTGDFLFVQGFVRSLPVELQGLRVVYKIEFNLYWPPYAAAVHGFK